In Nocardioides bizhenqiangii, the DNA window CGAGCCGGTCCAGCCGGTGCGGGCGCCGGGCGAACCAGTCGCGCGCCTTGCTGGCGGCCAGCGCCCACACACTGTCCGATGCGATCGCCATCGCGGCGAAGACGAGGCCGAGCACCGCGAGTGCGACCCCGGGACTCCCGGCCGACTCGTTCGTGAACTGGGGGAGGAACGCCACGAAGAAGACGATCGTCTTGGGGTTGGTCGCACCGACGATCAGTCCGGTGCGCACCGAGGTGAGCGCGTTGGACCGCACCGGTCGGTCGTCCGCACTCCGATCGAGCGCCAACCTGGCGTCGCTGCGGTGCCGGATCGCCTGGATGCCGAGGTAGATGACGTAGCCCGCGCCGACCAGCTTGATCGCGGTGTAGGCGGTCGCCGAGGCAGCCACCACCGCTCCGAGGCCGACCGCCACCAGGAGCACCTGGACCATCAGCCCGAGCCCGTTGCCGACCACCGAGAGCAGGGCGTCACGGCGGCCG includes these proteins:
- a CDS encoding LysE family translocator, with product MPSSSQWLAFVVASILFIQVPGPSLLFTIGRALTVGRRDALLSVVGNGLGLMVQVLLVAVGLGAVVAASATAYTAIKLVGAGYVIYLGIQAIRHRSDARLALDRSADDRPVRSNALTSVRTGLIVGATNPKTIVFFVAFLPQFTNESAGSPGVALAVLGLVFAAMAIASDSVWALAASKARDWFARRPHRLDRLGASGGVMMVGLGTTMAVAE